The DNA window ATTACTTTTGTAACGCATTCTCAAAAATAGTTATACCTTAGAAACATAGGCACTGTTTCTGTAATAAAACTTAAACTTAAATACTATAGTGTATTAATAGCATACGACTAACACAAAGTATATATAGATCAAACTCCGATTACATTGTAATCGCATTGTTGTAAATTGCAACGGAAAACTTGAGCAGCGGACAAATATCAGTACCTTTACTGGAGAGAATATACCTTTCTcttgtacaaaaatataattgttaatcatacacatgtacatgtatgacgtGCTTGTTTTCCCTTACAGCTGAGCATAAGATTGCTCACCGACCGATGAGATAAGTCATTTCACACCTGTTAGTAAAAGATCGGGTTCGGTATACTAATAATAGTGAAATAATTTTCTAGTTTCATTTTTGATTGATTCAGGAAACATATGGAAAAGAAGCTTGCAGAATACAGAGCCAAGAAAGCAAGGGAAGATGCTTCTCCTCATAATCCTTGGTTCAGATTAAACCCATTTAAAACCAATGATAGCGACTCCTCTCATTTTAAGGTGAATATTGTTCTCAGCAATGCCATTCTTTCAACTGTCCAGTGGTAAATACTATGAATGTATAATCAGATAATGTAATAATGCATATGaaatattatacatacatgACTTATAATAAATCTTGACGGTCTTAGTGTGTCAGATAATCCCTTCATTATAAATCTCGAAATTTGAAGCAGTTCAAGCTGACAATAGCAATTTACCTTATGTATTTATTAGATGTCTAATTATGTAGTTCTGGGGCTTTAAATTAAGAACTACgcatatttatttgtattaataTACTTCTTTGATAAATACCAGcatatattacaatgtaatcAAACAATAGGATTTTCTAACAATAAATATTCAgcgtttgtatattttgaaCCTTTTTAGTTTTTACACATGTTAGTAAATGATGTTCTAATGTTCTGTACATCTTTTGTAATATCAAAGGAAAGTGGAATTGGAGCTACCAATAAACTTGAAAATGAAGCTTCAGAGCAAATGCAGACTAATTCCTCTGTGTCCTGCAAGGAACCCTGGAACTGGACCCAGTTGACTCTTACAATACTGATGTGGGTTTTTGCATGGCTCTTTTGCATAGAGCACCAGTTTGGAGCAGTTTTCTTTGTGGTCACAATGATATTCTTTATTTACTATAATACAAGGACAGGTAGAAAGGAGAAGAATAGACTGAGTGCATATTCTGTGTTTAATCCTAACTGTGAGAGAATTGATGGAACATTTACATCCGAGCAGTTTGAAAAAGAATTGCTACATGGAGCCAACTCGGTTCGAAGCTGATTCTAGACAGGAGTTCACCCCCAGGAAAACTCAAGTTTATTAATTAACATAGTTAACATAATAAAATTCTCGAAAATAGGCCTCAGACCCCCTAGAAGACATAACTATCCCTTGGACCctcctttaaaaaatttcagGATCCGTGCATGAACTTTATATAGATTGTTTTGTGGAAAAATAGGCTACTTTACATTTCATATAACCTAAAGATCTGGTTAATttttacacgtacatgtacatttgcatttaaattacCTGTAAAGATCTGTTAAACCATACATAGGAATCTGATATAcaatatagttttaaaattgTGGGAGAAGTGGATGCTGTGCattaaaatataaactaaagatctggaattctttttaattgtttttattgattattatacatgtatataaatctttacaaagtatattattaaaatattattaaaaagatcattgattttttttatgacattAAGGTTTATAATGCCTTTATATTCACTAGCATAAAGATGGGTTTGTACATTTTACACCTGTTAAACTAATGGATGAAAATAAACAGCAACCTGTATAATAAAAATGTCTCTTGcttaattttacttttcatGTATACAGCCAAAGTTATACATTCCCTAAAAATGATCTCCAATCTAGTTATCCAGAAGTATTTTCACATGCAAAAGTAACTAAAAGAGATATCATAATACTATTCTATTACTCTTTTGAAGCATTATACATGgcatatttgtataaattaaaaagCTAAACATTTGTAAAGCACTGTTGCAACAAACTTTTCTCTATATTCCATAAATAACCCATCATTACCCTGAGTTCACCCTGATATATCTGGAGTATATCATTTTGCTTCTCAAGATCTGAAAATCAATAGATCTCAAGCTATACCACGCATGACTTCCTTGAAATAACCCCCATACATATAATGGCTTCTCTGTTTAACCATGAAGTTATACCATGACAACCCAATATTAACCACCCAAGTTAATTGAAGTTATACCAAGAATACCctgtatcccccccccccccattttacTATGACTACCCTGTAATACCCCCCTTACCATTACACCATAATTACCCTGTAATAACTCCAATTTATACCATAATTATCCTGTATTATTCTAAAAGTTTTACCATAACAACCCTTAATTCACTTTCACAGTTATACCACGGCCACCCTGTAAAAACCATACAAGTTATACCGTGACTACCCTGTAAATTGGCTGTATTAGTCCCAAAGTTTTACCATGACTTCCCTGAAATTTCCCCTTAACTGTTCCACTAATGCCTTGAATAACCGCCAAGTTATACCATGACTACCCTGTAATTACCCCCAATGATAATATTATCGCTTTGCAACTTCTCATTTTACCTTGGCATCTTCGCTCTTTATCATCGCATCTTCGCTTTTTTGCTCCGTTGCTTTTACAACTTCGCACGATCGCTTTCGCACTCTTGTACAGTCTTTACCCTAAAAGGCGAAAGTGTCGCATCAGAAACCATACTATTAATGAACGACAATTGGCATGCGAAAAGAGATATGGTAGACTATCCCAATAGTTTTATTATTGTGATGTGATTGTTGCTTGAACAACAATTTGGCCCTATCGTTGTACATTGAATATAGTTATATCCTGGTTGAATGTTCTACCAGTTAAGCCGTCTGTAAGATAGCTGAAAAAGGTGGGAAAAAAaccgttttgaaaaaaaaaataattgcgaTAGCAAAGAGTTTACATATTTATCACATTTTGCACAGAACAGAAGTATCAGATATTGGGTCTGCAGTATATTCTAGTAGTTAACTTTTTACGCCATACGGGGTTAAAAAacttatgttttaaatttaccaCATTACATTTACTAATCAAGAACTGGTACTCTTGATAGCTGTGTCTCTTACTTGCAACTCATTATctgatacaaatattttggtCAAGCGTTCGAAATATTAAAATCAAGACAATTAGAAAACTTTGCGCTAAGATCGTGACCATACCTCCTGAAGAATGACGTTTACTCGGAATGAACAAAGAACCCTGTGATGGTAATGAAAACCATATATTGTGTGTTATAGTCCTTTGGCTATTATAAtttgaagtactgacgggagtggattttatcgattattatttattttaaaatcaatgatatgtaattttgcatgcatggcaagtaaattcatattaataagtatttgaattacgcaattttttataatatgaattgtCCTACAGTAAATTCGTGAAAATCCAAAatcaatcatgttgtgtaatattcaaagaattagtcCATCAAACtgcgtatcagtaatcgaaatagtaATGAGAagttgtatggatccaagcaaaattgaactctagtctcgttcaaccagactctcagctgtatccgtaaatctccgacaagcaagagagactctctgcttgtcggagatttacggagacatgCAGcagagcgtctggttgaacgagactatattgaaatctaacgtaggaatacataaaatgtatgACTTCAAAAAAGacctaaattgttcgtaccatttaaaatctgactatttacaagaCATCTATAAattagtttccttgaaaaacaatgcttaagaactcattacatcgaatttctTGATAAGAACTTaatgttgtcagcggtgttgatttgtgcttaggtccaaacactgttttactttcggtttgcctgagtaactgcataggagagttgattaaaatcccCAAAAGTGTTATTTCCTAATTTCAAAGAGAAGGTCAATGGCCTATATAGCTACGTTTTGAGTTAATGACCTTTgaatacacccccccccccaaaaaaaagttacactatgattgaggtTTTTTGAATAGtgaaagcattaaaaatatctatactCTGCAAtattgaaatacagtttatgaagcaacaattaaataaaatattccaGTTCATTTCCTGTTTCAGTTTCCTATACCtaccaatttttgtttttaggaataaaaaactgaatgatgttaacaaaaaaacatttaaaggaaTAAATTGCTTATATTGACAATATTCTTCTGGCATATTATATAAAAgttcaatgataaaattttgtgaaatGGTGTtttcttttatcgtttttagcATTTTTCAATGCCTTTGTATTGCGTGCTATACAAATATCTTCCAGAATAAATTAGATGAAAGCAATAAAATGCagaattatattattattaaattataccAACATAAACGTTAACCTTTTTCTTATAGTGGTGCAAAAATAGGTTAGTGGAAAACGAAACATTTAGTCCAAATTTCTTCTGTTTTGCTATAAGAGCCTAGTCCCATAGAATAGTACAAACGttgaatgttatgtcaataattatCCATTTGGAAGCAAAAGCTTCTCTTCCTATTACCCTTTTGCTTTAAATTGTAAAGCAACCTAATCAAAATTACGAGCGAAAATCACATAAAACAAAGAGCGAGGTAAAAGGGTAAATTGTACTGATTAGTTTGGTCATAAAAAAGGGGGGAGAGGCCGAAATTCTCTATTTATTCCGAATACTATGTAAAGCAATATCTTCACGTGGTAATTTGCTAATTCAATTACATTTATGTTTCAGTATTCTTTATTCAGTGTTTTTCTTATTTAGTTAacttttatagattatttaggAAATGAAAGATTGTTTATTTGGTCATGACAAAAGCGCAAAAGTCAATCttttacttttattattatatctATGTGTGAGTGAAATAACTGTCATATAAATATCTGTCTGGCTCCATGAGCAACgtgaataattcatttttaattaactttGTAAAATTGTCACTGTCACTGCATATTAAGCATACGGTGACAATGATACCGACACACTAAAAATAGAGTTTAAATGAAGAATATAGAGAACAAAAGTGCAAATATACCTTATTGAAATCAGTTATTCATATTGATCTATAAGCAAGACAGATAGTTACCGTATATAACAGTATATTGCACTTAGAAAATTGCAATCattatgaatatcaaatatcaaatagtTCTAGTTGTTTGCGGGGATTTTACTTTAATTCTAGTCAAATGTTAAGTGGTGTTCAGTTTGACTGGTTCTAACATAGGTTGGAAATGTATTATGAAAAtggtttatttttgttaaaggggcatggttacgATTTTGGTCCAATTTTTTCCCCTAATGTTCtcgtttacaatgctttaatgTAATCCTAATGATCAGCTAAAATTTGACTTCATGttagtcgtagagttataagcaagacatGTAGCTTCAAAAATTCTTTAGTCAAaattgcctatttgacttatataattcttatccattatgatatctatcacagtgaagtaattttctgctgatttgagtaAATATTTCAAGgcgtagtgaggcaccttaacaTTGTTTGAAATGTAGTATAATCTGTTTTCTACATACATTGATTGGAAATTTGAAGATGCCTCATTGTGCTGAAAAATATACAAATCTGTTAAAAATCCCACTGttaatgattttcatatttttagcaATGGAAAATATGTTAGAAATACAGTAAAATTAAGAAGCTGAAGTTTGTACATTATAAAAGACAAAACTGCATATTGGttcaatctttatttttttattgtatgagTATAGCGTgtacatttttccaaaaaatatttttgtacatttaaatATAAGTGTTGTGTTCATTTTTGTTTGCGTTGTCTGTCAGGCAGTATAAAACCTGTTATATATTTGATTGTTTGTATCATTGGctcaaaaataaaactttaaaaaaataaacaatactgTTTTCATTGGTAATTGTACCCACTACCAACAACTCGACtgaaaaatcaatatgaaaaaagaaacacTTTAGCACTAACAGTACAGCTTAAAATGATTTACATGAATCAGTCTGCAGAGTATGGCAAAAGAGTAATGTATGCCCATTATTCTTCTTTACAGCGGACTAGAAAATCAATGCATCAGAAATGCGAATATTTACATTggagttgtttttttaaagcgtgaatattagtatttattttaaacaaaacattaatcgGTTTTATTAAAGTATACTTTTTTATTCGTTCAAGTTATGGCCCCATTACCAACAGTGGTAGCAACGAGAGATAATTGATGTTTACAGAATGACATATTCAATTCAAACTATTATAtggaattgtttttttttttttttgttttttcgcTTTGCGCATGAGCAAAATGACTATAAAGCAGCGACGTATGCATGAATATGGGAGTGGGGTGTTTAAATATTCAATGAGTACCTGCTAGCAAGAATTCCTCTCTGGAAACATTTCTCTATCATGACATTTATTTTGGTCATCTACAATACAAGTTCGCTGTTGATTATTTACAATCAGCTGTAAagagcaaaagaaaaaaaagaagtttagCAGACGAAAATTCCACTTGCTGCATGACAAATAAAGGCATCTAAACCAATTACATTTTCTTTATCGCAAACTATGCATTCTCTTGGTTTCTCTGGAAAATTAAATCAGGCTTTTAGTGCATTATTTGTTAAAGTTAGCATTGCTCAtctttctttattatttattacccTTGACGAAATAGAATCGTGACACTCAGCTATTTGATACGtagttaaaaatatcaattattaacATTGATACTTCATACATACAATTCACTCTGTATATCTCTATGGAAATGAAAGTATTGGAATCGTCTATAATTTTACTGTTAGTGTTATATTACTAACGTGTCGATATCTCGTGTATAATTTTACATTGACGCTTTAAACATGCCTGATGGATTTttcttagaaatatttcttgttGTACCTTTAGATTGCACTGGTTAcgtaagaaaaaataatcattagaCCAATATTGCATTTTACACAGTGACTGTGAATTTCACAAGAAGCaggatttttgataattttatcataaagaatctaattttgttgttgatcggaggaattttaaaaagatgaaatctgtttttgaaaatttgataatctttcaaatcaaaatgCTAACTGTGCAACTTACTGCCTCCTGTGACTCCTATTATTCAGCCATCCCTGAAGTAGAAAACAAGATTGGAACTTCGTATTTAGTACAAAAGGCCAAGGCATCTTCACTCTCATTTTGTGGATCTTTGTGTATCAACAACTGTAATTGTTTTGGATATAATCGCCTTCAGAAACAGTGTCgcttacatgtaatttgtgaTGTTGGTAACATGTCTGACACTGGCGCGGGATGGCGGTACTATCGTGTATCTCGTAAAGGTATGGATAACATATTGTAAAACTTCAAAATTGTAACTCTTCAATGCCTTTAAgttttaatataaaacattcATAACATTTCTGGATAACTgtagaatcatttttattcatgttattcgtgggtagccaaaTTTTCTTAGTTTGTGGGTGTGTAATTTCGTCAGTAGCAATTTCGGgataatttgaacaaatttcaatcaaatactTCTACATACGTTCATGGGGATGCACATTCGTGGGCAAGGATTTACTGTCACATATCACTTAAAGATACGGAAAACATATAGTAAAACCTCAAAATTCTTAAGAAAATGGACTACTTTGTAATTAGTCGTCTTTCTGTAAAGTTTCTGAAACAAAATGTTGTATGTTTTACTACTTTTAAGTCATGGATAATGTCGCGTTACTATTGTCAATAGCCCCTTTTTATAATCAATGAACTATTGAAagaataaaatttcattttgattcttATGATTTGCAAACAAGCGTGAATAACATTGACACTTTCTGTATTGTGTAGTAAATTCATATACTTTCTAATACACCATTATTTAATACTTTTAGATCCTCAAGCAGCGAatttcaaactgttttattgtaaatgctatgttttcagtgtttataaccacttttgtttttgatttaacTCATTTGTCAGATGAGATATTTGCCTTTTGCCTTTAAATAccgacataattttttttccatgggAAAACAATTTTCCATAGgatctttgaaattttgaaatttgttaaaatccaGAAGGATTTCAACAACATATAATTtgaaaatccgataggaaatcTTGATTTCATACGGGAAAACTAGCTGTCTGAATTATACTTTTAtaggtatacaaaaaataattcatgtagGGCTTTTTATTGCATCCGATGGGACTTTCTTATTATcctgtaaaataattaaaataatttttcgaTGGGAATGACTATCTTccaatgaaatataatttttaaagggTATGTATCTCACCAGTCAAGTGAGACAGATTACAAACGTagttataaatatacattccgGGCAATGGTATATCATATTGGATATGAACGTTAATGAAACAGCATCTTTGCACTAGCATAAATATTAAACACAATTtcaacctgtaaatattttcaatagcTTACAGATAATTGAACTTGACTATACGGAGTTTTAAAATATGGATTATTCATTCAAACCTGCAAGAACTTCTATGGAATCctatttaatattaaatgattccatttcttgattaatgagttttctaatcaataaatttcATCTATTGTTGATTAAATACCACATCGGCAAAAATGTAATTAACAACATTTTATGCCTGTGCACTTTATCCATAATTGATTTCCATTTGCAAAACCTATACAGTGTTACTCTTTCGACTATAACCATCACCTCCAtctttttaatgttaataaattcGTTATTATGCAATCAAATGTTTTCGTAAAGTTATGATTAAAAGGTTCATGTAACAGATAAAacaattaagtaaaaaaatggTAACATaatgtaaatatgaataattttctttatttaaagtttacatttgaattacttgctttatattttgaaaaaaaatattttgtgaattattcccaaaaatctaaaaaaaaaagtttattataaTTTGTTGATCAAACACCCTCGTTAAGAACGTTTGGACAAGTATTCGTATGTGTCTATTTAAAAGAACATTGTCCACTTAACAAAACAATAATTGGTTGTCGAAAGCTTTTCTTATTCAATTCCCATgatattgataataaaatttcTACCATATATCATCATCCTCATTTTCAATGAACACAAATATAACAATTATGCTTTTTTTTCAGCTGAAGACTGTTTGGCGCTGTATCAAGCCGGACATACATGTTCCGGTGTATACACCCTCCATCCAGCAGGGGGCGCTAATACTGATGTCGTCTGCGATATGGAAACGATGGGAGGAGGCTGGACAGTAAGTTACAATATATGTGAACAACATGTATCTGATGTTTTATCAGATGACCAAAACCTTGTTGTTGAAAATTATTACAGATCTTGAATATCATGCTACATCTAACATAATTGCACAAGCACATGTAATTTATGTATGAATAACCATGAACAgcatctatatacatgtataccctaaATGTAATGCTTTTTTGCAGAACACGTATGATTTTTGACATAATTTATCTTTATTCTGTTGGTATTGCAAAAAACTAATATTCaacagcatttttaaaaaaaaatttcaaatagatTGCCAGCTAGGCCAGTTAaccaatatttacaaaacagATATTTGGATATAATTCTATGTACAGCCACTTCACATCGTTAAATGATCACCATTAAATTTTCCTGATACAAATGTTTGCTTAACGATCTAAAATCAAGCCAACAAACGATAAATAGTGCAAAATATCGCGTGAAAGAAATGGTTTTTTCTTTATGAAGCGTGCTGGTAACAgacattaaacaaatttttctcACTCAAAATCAATGTGAATAATTAAAGAGATcttcaaaaaaatgttataacagtaatttatGCTACATGTAACTGAAATATCAATATCttcatcatttatattttggTATATTTTTATACCTTTCATAATTGTctctctttttaaatatttctgataattGTATATCATGGGtacttttgtaaaatttacCTATAGcgtattttaattgttttctaGGTGATTCAGAATCGATTTGATGGTTCCGAAAATTTTAATAGAAACTGGGCCGATTACAAAAACGGGTTTGGGTTGGCTGTCGGTGAATATTGGATTGGTATGTTGAATTCAACATTACAATTTGAAGTAAGAATTC is part of the Crassostrea angulata isolate pt1a10 chromosome 3, ASM2561291v2, whole genome shotgun sequence genome and encodes:
- the LOC128177249 gene encoding SAYSvFN domain-containing protein 1-like — protein: MEKKLAEYRAKKAREDASPHNPWFRLNPFKTNDSDSSHFKESGIGATNKLENEASEQMQTNSSVSCKEPWNWTQLTLTILMWVFAWLFCIEHQFGAVFFVVTMIFFIYYNTRTGRKEKNRLSAYSVFNPNCERIDGTFTSEQFEKELLHGANSVRS
- the LOC128178775 gene encoding ficolin-2-like; translation: MKSVFENLIIFQIKMLTVQLTASCDSYYSAIPEVENKIGTSYLVQKAKASSLSFCGSLCINNCNCFGYNRLQKQCRLHVICDVGNMSDTGAGWRYYRVSRKAEDCLALYQAGHTCSGVYTLHPAGGANTDVVCDMETMGGGWTVIQNRFDGSENFNRNWADYKNGFGLAVGEYWIGNDAIHNLTQANNSLYISITLTNGTTLYELYELFRISNEQDNYRLSIGGTAAGTLGNRMTPNSATDNLNGREFSTSEGSNSCAQNHKGGWWYNGCYDAYLNGLFGSSDWVQPWYPLLTTGKSIQKTAMMIRRG